In Chiloscyllium plagiosum isolate BGI_BamShark_2017 chromosome 1, ASM401019v2, whole genome shotgun sequence, the sequence AGTATTTACACAAGATTTGCGGTGCAATTAAATCCTGGAGCCATAACCTACAAGCAGAAATCACGAAACATAAGTCTAGTGAACAAATGTCAGACTTTCTAACTGAAAGCTGCGGTGCAGTAAAGTGCAACGAGAAAGGTGGAGATGTTTCAGTTCTTGAGGAGCCGATAACCGTTCCATTGTCTAACACAGCCAGgcaggtaacatcagtgagccagaAAACCGAAAGCATTCAAGAGCTGCTTTCTGGATCACTTCCCCTATTATCCACTATTGTCAGAGCTATATCAGGACTTCTTTCTGCAATCATAATGCTAACAAATATCTACTCTATCACAAGGAGTTCGGTAGATCTTACAAAAGGAAGCAAGACTGAAGCTGCAAAGAACATACAGAGTATAGCTACAAAGATGGAAGATGAATTAATGGCCTATGAAGACATTTATCAATTTCTGAAATTCATTTTAAAGATTGAGTAAATGAAAGAATCGCACCTGATTGTTGAAGAAGGGTGGGTGTTTATAGTGTTACGATAcggcggtgaacccttctgctaattaaaccaaacacacagaaaagcttacCACAccttataatctgttaaagtatgagtgacagagaaggtccccaaattccactatttaaagaaaaaaaataacaattttatacCCCAACTTCAAAACTgcacattaaacaacaactatttacaactccaagCCTCCTTTGTCTGAAAGATTTGTTACctccctcccactctataacaatatattgattttataaagctcctattaaatttacagtaaatcagttttcaaaaccagacagctgtcTCGATCCCtctctgtttgtagatctccctgggtcatcttcagtcttctgcttcacagaggTTCCAAATGGAAGAAGGTACTTTTTAGAGAGTTTTTGGGCAGGCTGTCTGACAATGGCAGACGATGCTCAttctctggctaactgtccaaaatgcctgctttttataccccaaaacatcggattgtctcattggtttgatgttgtcaaaacagtaaaattcaaattcgattgggttttagtgtcTTGGGgcatcatttaaactgattggttataTTCAAACGGCTGTGAAAACAAGTCAAGTATCTAAGTTACAgcccaaatgttacatcttcaaattgtccaATACACTCTGTGCCTGACAGGTGCTTGCCAgtgttcactctctcttaaaggtacagtacacgccttcaatttcataacacctccccacttaagaaaaaaagaaccatcacaATGAAAAGAtattctcatttttgtttctatttcttatccCTATTACCATGAAATACATAGGACATGAATCTaaagttcatattaacttctgcACATGCATAAACATTGGTACctgttcaatcttatctatactttatccattaaatctgcgataacacatctgtgattacattcttatgaccagcaacatgtacaatttgtaaattaaaagtctggaatataagactccaatgaaatagtctcatattgtTTAAAgctttccaagaatgtaagaggattgtgatccatctccaacacattgtaacataaacattaaaatgttgtaaggccagtaccaaactcaattaTTCCTTTTCGATCATTgattattttctctggtgggtttagagtttctttgaaaagtaaccaactggcagttcaattccatcataaccttcctgtagcagtacagttCCATCTCCTATGTCGCCAGCATCAATTGCAcctttgaaaggtttcaaaatgtttggtgaagctaaaactggtgcagtgattaatactgcttttaaattgtcaaatgccacCTGGCATTGTTCTATCCACCGAAacgttgtgttcttcttcagccacTCTGTTAATGGTACCGCTACATTTCTgacgtttgcaacaaacttccggtagaatccacttagtcccaaaaatcaaagcacctctttcttccaGGTTGATAATGGAAATTCCTAAATGGCCTCCGTCTTTATGTTCCTCAGGGTCAACCTTCTATGATTGATGTTGTGtctcaagaacgtcacctctACGTTTACGAATTCGATGTACgataagtttattaccagttttgcttctcttaatcattcaaacagctctgccaactgtaccatgtgatcttccCAGGACTCACTAAAGATGACtgcattgtccaaatagactgcacagtttgtaaaCCCAGCCACGACTCTATTcataagtctttggaatgtggtcttcattccaaagggcgtcactttgaattgatatagcccatttggggttacaaacaaaatttctttcactttctctgacaaAGGTATTTGCCAATAACCACGTAtcaagtccaactttgtgatgtaactggcttgtcccaCTTTCTCTTTACggtcctccaattttggtactgTATTtggtatgagtccaattttgttacggcgttgaccttccgatagtccacacaaaatcgttgagtcccgttaggtttgggaactaacatgatcggcgaactccactcactctgactcggTTCGATGATGTCTTCGTTGAgcatcacatccacttccttctgaacctgcgtggctttgaaaggattaagcctttGGGTGTTGTTTTATCGAGCAGCATtacctatgtctacttcatgtacaatagcattagccctccccatcttattcctacATATATCCTCATACTactgtaacaaacctttcaactgtatTTTTTCCTCCTGAAATGGatagttcactaacctatcccactcctcaaggacttcctcattgtttaacgtATTTTGATGCACATCAAATTCTACGacatttggatttgattcctcattctgcagggcagtaactgaCACctgcttctcctgttccttctctctattataataatgtttcaacatattcacatgacatttCCGATACAGTTTTTTTCTATCCAGCATCTTAACCAGATAGTTCGCCCGAGTcaactttttcttaatttgatagggaccactaaacctggctttggaggatctcctatcactggtaacaatactaatacatcatccccatgggaaaatgtctgaatttccaagtttttatctgccacctgcttcattctatgctgtgtcctttttaggtgctgtttagctaaatcACCTACTCGATTCAATCTCTCcttcacctccgatacataatctaagtgtgagatctccaactttggtcctatcaattttttctttaattaatttcaaagggtctctcacttcatgcctgaatattaactcggagtgaactgagtagattcatttggggcatcttggggcaaacaatacgaatgggatatctttatcccagtcattcaggtaatcctgacagtatgctctcagcaggtcaggcagcatccagggaacaggagatttgacgtttcgggcacaggcccttcttcaggaatgagcagggagtgttcagcaggagaagataaaaggtagggaggagggacttgggggaggggcgttggaaatgtgataggtggaaagaggtcaaggtgagggtgataggtcggagtaggatggaggcggagaggtcaagaagaacactgcaggtcaggaaggcggtgcttcccaggagccgaaaatctacgccatgttcttcgcagtggttagcactgctgcctcgcagtaccagggacctgggtccgattccagcctcaggcgactgtctgtgtggagtttgcacattctccccgtgtctacgtgggtttcctctgggtgctctggtttcctcccacaatccaaagatgtgcggattagGTAAattgccatgccaaattgcccatagtgttcagggatgtgtaggttaggtgcataagtcaggggtaaatgtaggggaatgggtgtgggtgggatactcttcggagggttagtgtggacctgttgggctgaagagcctggttctacacagtagggattctaattgtgAACGACTTGGCCAAAGTTGTctgtctcatacgctgcaggcaaggatgccctgaggcttggtacattggcgagaccaagcaggcgctacaacaatgaatgaatgaacactgCACAACAGGGTGTTCACTccctgttggggaacacttcaacggtgaccccattgcactacacacacacacacacacacagacagacacacacacacacacagacacacacacacacactctctctctctctcatacacacatacaatCCACACGCTCACACCCATgccacaccctctcacaggcttataccccatcacactcacacacacactttaccaagcatgcacacacacacactctctcacatgcactcacactcacatgcacacattctctctctctctcatgcatacatacacacatataagtctatgggatgaatttgtgtttgcagaattatatttgcagatacattgtactttgttcaaaaatgcacaatctacAGGCAGTGAATGAGGGCAGTCAATCcgtgtaatattttgtaaattccacttcagaaatagaaccagtttggAATACATACAGTCTCTAAcccacacctttaatgtattgtctgagctgagatgtcacctttttattaTAAAGCCTTAagtatctcaagaatgtgacttaaaagaagttctgggatttacatattaatgaccgaaacctgcaacccgtTCAAAAAgattgttcaatgtatcatttcagtcgcaccacactgtaatcttttgctataaattctgtcttatgatctcattctccacaaccacctgatgaaggagcagtgcttcgaaagctagtgcttccaaataaacctggactataacctggtgttgtgtgatttttaactttgttctcatCCTGCCATGCTGTGTGCCACATGTGGCTATCACACCAGGTTGTGAATGATCAATGTGGAAGGCCTTGTTAGACTCTCACAAGTAGGTTCCTGGGCATGGCTGTGGGCTGTGTAACCAATGCACGGGTAGCAGCCGTCTGGGCCAGCTGACTCTCCAACAACAACTTACTAGAATAAATACACGACAGGCTCAATGGCACAACTTTGAGGGGATTAGAGGAGCAGAGGAACCTTCCCTGAATACttccctgaaggtggccaggcaagttgaagcAGTTGTTCCGAAGCTAATGGGATCCTTGGGGTGATAAATGgaggcacagagtataaaagcaaTGAAGGGATGCTCTACAAATCACTTCTACAGatcattagtcagaccacatttggagtattgtgttcagttctgagcactttatttaaggaagaatgctaaaaccctggagagagttcaaaggagattttcgagaatgataccaggaatgatcGATTTTAGACACAAGAAAAGATGAGAGCTTGTGTTTATTCCTGTGTGGACTGGTCCAGGTGAGTATAAAAAGGATGTtatctcttgtgggagaatctaaaattAGGTGTTGTAGTTTAAAAAGAAGGGGCCATCCATTTAAAAACAACAATGACAAAACATTTTCTCTtcgagggttgagagtctttgaaattccctccctgcaGAATATGTacgtatttttaaggcagagggagatagattcttgatggcCAATGAGGATAAAAGATTATTGGATttacggggggggggggatggaatATGCGAGAATGTAGATTGAGGTTAAAATc encodes:
- the LOC122548554 gene encoding apolipoprotein L3-like isoform X2 is translated as MQKVNWIQLKAELEKHNEDCQLFVKQFPDWRDQTQEHIKELKEIAEIIDEYHRGATIASITGTSAAIVGGVLSVTGLIASPFTSGASLGLSAVGAGVSATGAATNFTADVTESVGQSIKQKRVDEIVNQYNECCKLVSKYLHKICGAIKSWSHNLQAEITKHKSSEQMSDFLTESCGAVKCNEKGGDVSVLEEPITVPLSNTARQVTSVSQKTESIQELLSGSLPLLSTIVRAISGLLSAIIMLTNIYSITRSSVDLTKGSKTEAAKNIQSIATKMEDELMAYEDIYQFLKFILKIE